The DNA sequence AAATCTTGCCGTGTAAACCCGGACGCTTCTGCACAAAGAACGGCTTTCCTTGATTGGCGATGAATAAACCGATGGTCACGATGATGAAAATGGGACTTAAAAGTAGAAAGCCCAACGCTGCGGCTGTACAATCAAATAGTCTTTTGAAAAAGGATCTATACATGGTCTGTTACTTTTTTATATTCGGCTAAAAGAGCTTGCCATACGACTTCCTGCTCATAATTCTCCATGATTCTTTTTCGGGACTGGTGTTGGAGACTTTGATATAAGATTTCATCATCTACCAGGTCACGCATCGCTTCTGCTAAAGCTTCTGTATTCTTTACCGGAACAATAAGTCCGTTTTGGTGGTCTTTAATGATTTCATTACAACCATTGATATTGCTCACAATACTTGGCAAACCCATCGCACCTGCCTGTAACACCACATTGGGAAAGCCTTCCCGGTAACTTGGAAAAACCAAGGCATTAGCAATCGCAAAGTAAGCACGGACATCGGGTTGAAAGCCGACAGAGATGATATTGGAGTTTTGTTCTATTTCCTGCAACGTGTCTGTTTTTAAAGCATCCAACTCCTGTTCATAAGGGCCTACGAGGAGGAGTTTACGGTTAAGGTTGAGATTGAGGTTGAGGTGGTCACTGAGCGCAGTCGAAGTGAGGGTTTTAAAAGCAGCAATCAGTTCATTAATTCCTTTATCTCCCACCAGACGGCCTACGAAGATAAAGACGAAATCGTCAGCTTCTATTTTCAATTGTTCTTTAAGTGACTGGTTTGCTGATTCTGAGAATAGCGTTTTATCAAAATAGGACGTGTTGATACCATTGGAACTGCCTTTTCCAATCACCTTTAACTTCTCTAATTGACAGAATCCTTCCTGAATGATTATTTCATTTAAGCCAAAAGAATTGGGATAGACTTTGGTAGCAAAAGAATAAGTTAGCTTTTCTACGAAATTCAGTACTTTTCTTTTGGTGCCCGTAGCTTCTAAAAGCGGTAAGCCCGCAACGGTATGAAAACGATTGGGTACACCTGCTAAAAAAGCGGCCATCATGCCAACGATTCCCGCTTTCGGAGTATGGCTGTGTACGAGTTCTGGTTTTTCTTTTTTTAAAAATCGGTAGAGTTTCCAAACTGCTTTTAAATCATCCAATGGCGAAATCGTACGGGTCATTTCGATGTGGTGGTTTTTCACGCCATATTTTGTAGCTATCCTTTTGAGTTCTTTTTCGTCAGCCGAAATAGCAGTGACGTCATAGAACTGATTCATAAAGGTTAATTGTTTGCCCAACAATTTGTCCAGTGAAATGGGAACGGTGGTGATGCGGATGAGTTTTTTCAAGGGAAGGAGGTTGTTGTTTTTTTGTGGTGCAAAGATAAAGTTTTTCTGGTAACCATAGCGATGGATGATGGATGATCTGGTGATTGAACTTGTCGAAATCACGGTATGAGCAAGGACTTTATAGCGGGGTTTGCGGGATGGGTGATGGATGATGGATGATGGGTGATTGAGCTTGTCGAAATCACGGTGTGGGCAAGGACTTGCTAGTTGGGTTCGCGGGGAATTACTTGTGCGAATATTTTCACCATAAAAATATACAAAAAGGGCATTGCCATAATTTTCGTACGTGCTATTAAGCCATAGTTTGCATAAGCATAGACGTACATCACGGCTAACAGAAGAATTGTTAAACTTGCGAAAACTTCATACAAGCCCCATTTAATTGTTTTAAAATTACGCACCGCGATGTAAAAGACTCCACCACTAATTAAAAGTAGAATCAAATTTTCAATACTCCAGATTTGATAGAGCCAGCCTGTTTTTTCAAAGGGCAGGGGTCGGAAATAAAAAGTAAAGATTTTGTAAGGGAGATGGTATTCATCTAAGGGAACGTAAGCATCTGTTTTCTTTAGACCTTTGATGTGGTAATCGTAAATATGAATGATTCGTTTCCAGGGATTAGTGCGAATGAACGCAATTTTCTTTAAGAGCAAATAGATTCCTAAAAAGCAGAATAAAGAAATGACGCCGACACCCATTTTTTCTTTTACGCCTAAATTTCCTTTCCACATATAAGCAATCATCAAAGCTACCAATAAGACCACTGCTACATGGGGTCTAATAAGAGCAATAAGTAAAAAGGATAAAACAAAGGATGCTGATTTAATACGTCGTTGGAGCAGTTTTTCGGTCATCACCACCAAAGCCACAAACAGGATGGATTCTTTACCGATAAAAGAAGTCCAAAGGTGCAGATTAGGGATTATCAAAAGAAAGAGTCCTACAAAAAAAGCCGGCTTACTATTTCGGGTT is a window from the Kaistella flava (ex Peng et al. 2021) genome containing:
- a CDS encoding glycosyltransferase family 4 protein codes for the protein MKKLIRITTVPISLDKLLGKQLTFMNQFYDVTAISADEKELKRIATKYGVKNHHIEMTRTISPLDDLKAVWKLYRFLKKEKPELVHSHTPKAGIVGMMAAFLAGVPNRFHTVAGLPLLEATGTKRKVLNFVEKLTYSFATKVYPNSFGLNEIIIQEGFCQLEKLKVIGKGSSNGINTSYFDKTLFSESANQSLKEQLKIEADDFVFIFVGRLVGDKGINELIAAFKTLTSTALSDHLNLNLNLNRKLLLVGPYEQELDALKTDTLQEIEQNSNIISVGFQPDVRAYFAIANALVFPSYREGFPNVVLQAGAMGLPSIVSNINGCNEIIKDHQNGLIVPVKNTEALAEAMRDLVDDEILYQSLQHQSRKRIMENYEQEVVWQALLAEYKKVTDHV